In the Telopea speciosissima isolate NSW1024214 ecotype Mountain lineage chromosome 2, Tspe_v1, whole genome shotgun sequence genome, one interval contains:
- the LOC122652739 gene encoding beta-glucuronosyltransferase GlcAT14B-like has product METLNMEKKWVLPLVISSLICVFIIATSFNMGLVSSMQTINSLFSIFPSQVSVKQTDPAFVESKVLLSVPPPPKVRIPRFAYLVSGSNGDLEKLWRTLRVLYHPLNQYIVHLDLESSVEERLALASRVENDTIFAKVGNVHLITQANMVTYRGPTMVSNTLHACAILLKKSKEWDWFINLSASDYPLMTQDDILFAFSSLDRNLNFIEHTSRLGWKEGQRAKPLIIDPGISMSTKSDIFFTTEQRQLPTAFKLFTGSAWMVLSRAFVEYCIWGWDNLPRTLLMYYTNFVSSPEGYFHTVICNVPEYAQTVVNHDLHYISWDMPPKQHPHTLTVNDTTKMIHSNAPFARKFKQDDHVLDKIDTELLHRKSGSFVQGGWCSGNPPCSEVGDPSRLKPGLGARRLAKLMARIVLSPKFRKNQCN; this is encoded by the exons ATGGAAACACTAAACATGGAGAAGAAATGGGTACTCCCGCTTGTTATAAGCTCCCTTATCTGTGTCTTCATCATTGCTACTTCCTTCAATATGGGTCTTGTGTCTTCAATGCAAACAATCAATTCGCTTTTCTCAATCTTCCCATCACAAGTCTCTGTAAAGCAGACGGACCCTGCTTTTGTTGAATCAAAGGTTTTGCTTTCAGTACCACCACCCCCCAAGGTCCGTATTCCTCGATTTGCATATTTGGTCTCTGGATCAAACGGTGATTTGGAGAAGCTGTGGAGGACTCTTCGTGTGCTTTATCACCCATTGAACCAGTACATTGTTCATTTGGACCTGGAATCATCAGTGGAGGAACGACTGGCTCTTGCTTCTCGTGTAGAAAATGATACCATATTTGCAAAGGTAGGGAATGTGCACTTGATTACCCAAGCTAACATGGTTACATACAGAGGACCCACAATGGTTTCGAATACCCTTCACGCATGTGCCATCCTTCTCAAGAAAAGCAAAGAATGGGATTGGTTCATAAACCTCAGTGCTTCAGATTATCCGCTCATGACACAGGATG ATATTCTTTTTGCATTTTCATCATTGGACAGAAATCTGAATTTCATAGAGCACACCAGCCGACTAGGATGGAAGGA GGGTCAAAGGGCAAAGCCATTGATTATAGATCCTGGGATCTCTATGTCAACTAAGTCAGATATTTTCTTTACGACTGAGCAGAGGCAATTGCCTACAGCTTTTAAATTATTTACTG GTTCAGCTTGGATGGTTCTGTCACGGGCATTTGTGGAGTACTGCATATGGGGTTGGGATAACCTACCAAGAACTCTGCTTATGTACTACACCAACTTTGTGTCTTCTCCTGAAGGTTACTTCCACACAGTCATCTGCAATGTCCCGGAGTATGCACAGACCGTTGTTAACCATGACTTGCATTACATCTCATGGGACATGCCTCCAAAACAACACCCACACACCCTCACTGTTAATGATACAACAAAGATGATACATAGCAATGCTCCCTTTGCTAGAAAATTCAAACAAGATGATCATGTTTTGGATAAGATTGACACCGAACTCCTTCACCGGAAGTCTGGGAGCTTTGTCCAGGGTGGTTGGTGCTCTGGTAACCCCCCTTGTTCTGAGGTGGGGGACCCGAGCCGCCTTAAACCAGGACTAGGAGCACGGAGGCTTGCAAAACTCATGGCTAGGATAGTTTTGTCTCCAAAGTTTAGAAAAAACCAGTGTAATTAG
- the LOC122653172 gene encoding putative ubiquitin-conjugating enzyme E2 38 has translation MEPPPLARFVTRKTKLRSMSGASSSRYEPDVIEINPPASKSLKHNQPVAPDGIIEIDGDEDLGVMLFDEKVKTVGKGKGIENGYDNSWQLVKNALANDFVGPTSTNFELLNNLPTFSLDDIEPDPQDLVDLEEFYDDSPYYDYGSSLQAQFDAMDLPPGVEASIPWLLDSSVTQKATAGTSSSPVHSRSSSCCEVELVEIDDEDDEVLKKYKDFKQFDTVEDYSDHYYGQRNPSRAKPPKAWAKKIQEEWKIMETGLPDTIFVRVYEERMDLFRAVIVGAAGTPYHDGLFFFDVLFPSNYPNVPPQVHYHSGGLRLNPNLYNCGKVCLSLLNTWSGDANQKWIPGKSTMLQVLVSIQALVLNAQPYFNEPGYEMSRGQAAGEKRSQQYNEETFILSCRTMLYSLNRPPKNFEDFVIGHFYKHAYDILEACKAYMEGAQVGCLVKGGVQDVDEGDKSCSKIFKKKVYDISNLLYTKFMEIGAKGCMHFAPKQFKEEEDYGF, from the exons GTTGCTCCTGATGGCATCATTGAAATTGATGGAGACGAAGACCTTGGAGTTATGTTATTTGATGAGAAAGTGAAAACGGTCGGCAAAGGGAAGGGTATAGAAAATGGGTATGACAACAGTTGGCAACTTGTTAAG AATGCTTTGGCCAATGATTTTGTGGGTCCTACTTCAACAAATTTTGAGTTGCTAAATAATCTTCCTACATTCAGTCTAGACGATATTGAGCCAGACCCTCAGGATCTGGTGGACCTTGAAGAATTTTATGATGATTCACCATATTATGATTATGGTTCATCCCTGCAAGCCCAATTTGATGCGATGGACCTCCCTCCCGGTGTAGAGGCATCAATTCCTTGGTTACTGGACTCTTCTGTAACTCAAAAGGCAACGGCTGGTACAAGCAGTTCACCAGTTCATAGCCGGTCAAGTTCTTGCTGTGAAGTTGAACTGGTAGAGAtcgatgatgaagatgatgaagtcCTAAAGAAGTATAAGGATTTTAAACAATTTGATACTGTTGAAGATTATTCAGACCATTATTATGGTCAGAGAAATCCTTCACGAGCTAAG CCACCAAAAGCTTGGGCAAAGAAAATTCAGGAGGAGTGGAAGATCATGGAAACAGGCTTACCAG ATACTATATTTGTGAGAGTCTATGAAGAGAGGATGGATCTATTTAGGGCTGTCATTGTTGGGGCTGCTGGCACTCCCTACCATGatggccttttcttttttgatgttCTCTTTCCTTCAAATTATCCTAATGTTCCACCG CAAGTACACTACCATTCTGGGGGACTTCGACTGAATCCAAACTTGTACAATTGCGGCAAAGTCTGTCTCAGTCTTTTGAATACGTGGAGCGGTGATGCAAACCAGAAGTGGATCCCCGGAAAATCAACCATGTTACAAGTCTTAGTGTCCATCCAAGCTTTGGTTTTGAATGCACAACCCTACTTTAACGAGCCCGGATATGAAATGAGCCGTGGGCAGGCAGCTGGTGAAAAGCGTTCACAGCAATACAATGAAGAAACATTTATCTTGTCCTGTAGGACAATGCTTTACTCGCTAAACAGGCCACCTAAG AATTTTGAAGATTTTGTCATAGGGCATTTTTATAAGCATGCGTATGATATCCTGGAGGCCTGTAAGGCATATATGGAGGGTGCTCAGGTAGGTTGTCTTGTTAAAGGAGGGGTTCAGGACGTGGATGAGGGTGACAAAAGCTGCTCGAAAATTTTTAAGAAGAAAGTGTATGATATTTCCAACTTGCTCTATACAAAATTTATGGAAATAGGAGCAAAGGGATGTATGCATTTTGCACCCAAACAAttcaaggaggaagaagattatGGGTTTTAA